Proteins encoded in a region of the Diospyros lotus cultivar Yz01 chromosome 9, ASM1463336v1, whole genome shotgun sequence genome:
- the LOC127809613 gene encoding probable disease resistance protein At5g66900 isoform X3: MDAAIGVAFQELFTAVMYVGRRAAKFKSILKKIESTLNRVTPMIEENENLGRNLDISQGETEMFISRFTEARKVVLKCRKVQWWNFCMRFYYAQKLMELHDSLLEFAQIYAPVDTWRNSRRSLAMLNEINSRMGRTGTMGGMGEASGFLRRCGVPKAPDFVVGFKEPLQMLKARLLKDKEQLVVLSAPGGWGKTTLAKLLCHDHESKEKFKSNIFFFTFSNEPNLEVIVGKLFQRRGYTVAESDFPTEEDAFNQLERMLKETGSDPILLVLDDVWSGSEDHIMRFKFRIPNSQILVTSRLVFPEFSTSTYRLESLKDKDAWDLFHHWAFPNGNSSIPDYVVNKH, from the exons ATGGACGCAGCTATTGGAGTTGCGTTTCAAGAACTCTTCACAGCTGTTATGTATGTCGGCCGAAGGGCCGCGAAATTCAAGTCCATCCTCAAGAAAATCGAATCCACCTTGAATCGGGTAACCCCAATGATCGAAGAGAACGAGAACCTGGGCAGAAACCTGGACATATCGCAAGGGGAGACGGAAATGTTCATCTCTCGGTTCACTGAAGCCCGAAAGGTTGTGCTTAAATGTCGCAAGGTACAGTGGTGGAACTTTTGCATGAGGTTTTACTATGCGCAGAAGCTGATGGAATTGCATGATTCTCTCTTGGAGTTCGCTCAGATCTATGCTCCAGTCGATACGTGGAGAAACAGCAGGAGGAGTTTGGCGATGTTGAACGAGATAAACTCGAGAATGGGTCGGACAGGGACGATGGGAGGGATGGGTGAAGCGAGTGGATTCCTTCGTAGGTGTGGGGTTCCCAAAGCTCCCgattttgttgtggggttcaAAGAGCCACTTCAGATGTTAAAAGCGCGGCTTCTCAAGGATAAAGAACAGTTGGTGGTGCTTTCTGCCCCTGGAGGGTGGGGGAAGACTACCTTGGCGAAATTGCTCTGCCACGATCATGAAAGTAAAG AAAAATTTAAGAgcaatatcttcttcttcaccttttcGAACGAACCAAACCTCGAGGTTATAGTTGGGAAGCTGTTTCAACGCAGGGGTTATACAGTTGCTGAGTCCGACTTTCCAACTGAGGAAGATGCCTTTAACCAATTGGAACGCATGCTGAAGGAAACAGGATCTGATCCCATACTATTGGTCTTGGATGATGTGTGGTCAGGGTCCGAAGACCATATTATGAGATTCAAATTCCGAATACCAAATTCCCAGATTTTGGTTACTTCAAGATTGGTATTTCCAGAATTTTCTACTTCTACGTATAGATTGGAATCGTTAAAAGATAAAGATGCCTGGGATCTTTTCCATCATTGGGCCTTCCCAAATGGGAACTCCTCCATACCAGATTATGTTGTGAACAAG CATTGA
- the LOC127809613 gene encoding probable disease resistance protein At5g66900 isoform X1 → MDAAIGVAFQELFTAVMYVGRRAAKFKSILKKIESTLNRVTPMIEENENLGRNLDISQGETEMFISRFTEARKVVLKCRKVQWWNFCMRFYYAQKLMELHDSLLEFAQIYAPVDTWRNSRRSLAMLNEINSRMGRTGTMGGMGEASGFLRRCGVPKAPDFVVGFKEPLQMLKARLLKDKEQLVVLSAPGGWGKTTLAKLLCHDHESKEKFKSNIFFFTFSNEPNLEVIVGKLFQRRGYTVAESDFPTEEDAFNQLERMLKETGSDPILLVLDDVWSGSEDHIMRFKFRIPNSQILVTSRLVFPEFSTSTYRLESLKDKDAWDLFHHWAFPNGNSSIPDYVVNKIVRGCGGLPLFLEVFGRSLCEQPVVIWNRTLKQWSEEKPALHPNEKLLKRLITSF, encoded by the exons ATGGACGCAGCTATTGGAGTTGCGTTTCAAGAACTCTTCACAGCTGTTATGTATGTCGGCCGAAGGGCCGCGAAATTCAAGTCCATCCTCAAGAAAATCGAATCCACCTTGAATCGGGTAACCCCAATGATCGAAGAGAACGAGAACCTGGGCAGAAACCTGGACATATCGCAAGGGGAGACGGAAATGTTCATCTCTCGGTTCACTGAAGCCCGAAAGGTTGTGCTTAAATGTCGCAAGGTACAGTGGTGGAACTTTTGCATGAGGTTTTACTATGCGCAGAAGCTGATGGAATTGCATGATTCTCTCTTGGAGTTCGCTCAGATCTATGCTCCAGTCGATACGTGGAGAAACAGCAGGAGGAGTTTGGCGATGTTGAACGAGATAAACTCGAGAATGGGTCGGACAGGGACGATGGGAGGGATGGGTGAAGCGAGTGGATTCCTTCGTAGGTGTGGGGTTCCCAAAGCTCCCgattttgttgtggggttcaAAGAGCCACTTCAGATGTTAAAAGCGCGGCTTCTCAAGGATAAAGAACAGTTGGTGGTGCTTTCTGCCCCTGGAGGGTGGGGGAAGACTACCTTGGCGAAATTGCTCTGCCACGATCATGAAAGTAAAG AAAAATTTAAGAgcaatatcttcttcttcaccttttcGAACGAACCAAACCTCGAGGTTATAGTTGGGAAGCTGTTTCAACGCAGGGGTTATACAGTTGCTGAGTCCGACTTTCCAACTGAGGAAGATGCCTTTAACCAATTGGAACGCATGCTGAAGGAAACAGGATCTGATCCCATACTATTGGTCTTGGATGATGTGTGGTCAGGGTCCGAAGACCATATTATGAGATTCAAATTCCGAATACCAAATTCCCAGATTTTGGTTACTTCAAGATTGGTATTTCCAGAATTTTCTACTTCTACGTATAGATTGGAATCGTTAAAAGATAAAGATGCCTGGGATCTTTTCCATCATTGGGCCTTCCCAAATGGGAACTCCTCCATACCAGATTATGTTGTGAACAAG ATTGTGAGAGGCTGTGGGGGTTTACCTTTGTTCCTTGAAGTGTTTGGCAGATCGCTCTGTGAACAACCAGTGGTGATCTGGAACCGTACACTGAAGCAGTGGTCTGAGGAAAAACCAGCCCTCCATCCTAATGAAAAACTGCTTAAGCGTCTCATAACCAGCTTTTGA
- the LOC127809613 gene encoding probable disease resistance protein At5g66900 isoform X2 produces the protein MDAAIGVAFQELFTAVMYVGRRAAKFKSILKKIESTLNRVTPMIEENENLGRNLDISQGETEMFISRFTEARKVVLKCRKIYAPVDTWRNSRRSLAMLNEINSRMGRTGTMGGMGEASGFLRRCGVPKAPDFVVGFKEPLQMLKARLLKDKEQLVVLSAPGGWGKTTLAKLLCHDHESKEKFKSNIFFFTFSNEPNLEVIVGKLFQRRGYTVAESDFPTEEDAFNQLERMLKETGSDPILLVLDDVWSGSEDHIMRFKFRIPNSQILVTSRLVFPEFSTSTYRLESLKDKDAWDLFHHWAFPNGNSSIPDYVVNKIVRGCGGLPLFLEVFGRSLCEQPVVIWNRTLKQWSEEKPALHPNEKLLKRLITSF, from the exons ATGGACGCAGCTATTGGAGTTGCGTTTCAAGAACTCTTCACAGCTGTTATGTATGTCGGCCGAAGGGCCGCGAAATTCAAGTCCATCCTCAAGAAAATCGAATCCACCTTGAATCGGGTAACCCCAATGATCGAAGAGAACGAGAACCTGGGCAGAAACCTGGACATATCGCAAGGGGAGACGGAAATGTTCATCTCTCGGTTCACTGAAGCCCGAAAGGTTGTGCTTAAATGTCGCAAG ATCTATGCTCCAGTCGATACGTGGAGAAACAGCAGGAGGAGTTTGGCGATGTTGAACGAGATAAACTCGAGAATGGGTCGGACAGGGACGATGGGAGGGATGGGTGAAGCGAGTGGATTCCTTCGTAGGTGTGGGGTTCCCAAAGCTCCCgattttgttgtggggttcaAAGAGCCACTTCAGATGTTAAAAGCGCGGCTTCTCAAGGATAAAGAACAGTTGGTGGTGCTTTCTGCCCCTGGAGGGTGGGGGAAGACTACCTTGGCGAAATTGCTCTGCCACGATCATGAAAGTAAAG AAAAATTTAAGAgcaatatcttcttcttcaccttttcGAACGAACCAAACCTCGAGGTTATAGTTGGGAAGCTGTTTCAACGCAGGGGTTATACAGTTGCTGAGTCCGACTTTCCAACTGAGGAAGATGCCTTTAACCAATTGGAACGCATGCTGAAGGAAACAGGATCTGATCCCATACTATTGGTCTTGGATGATGTGTGGTCAGGGTCCGAAGACCATATTATGAGATTCAAATTCCGAATACCAAATTCCCAGATTTTGGTTACTTCAAGATTGGTATTTCCAGAATTTTCTACTTCTACGTATAGATTGGAATCGTTAAAAGATAAAGATGCCTGGGATCTTTTCCATCATTGGGCCTTCCCAAATGGGAACTCCTCCATACCAGATTATGTTGTGAACAAG ATTGTGAGAGGCTGTGGGGGTTTACCTTTGTTCCTTGAAGTGTTTGGCAGATCGCTCTGTGAACAACCAGTGGTGATCTGGAACCGTACACTGAAGCAGTGGTCTGAGGAAAAACCAGCCCTCCATCCTAATGAAAAACTGCTTAAGCGTCTCATAACCAGCTTTTGA